The Candidatus Omnitrophota bacterium genome window below encodes:
- a CDS encoding DUF2283 domain-containing protein → MAIADIQTFINLIPSIQQIPEKALWVSYDQEADALYVNFKKPCAATDSEITDEDVIVRYEGDSVIGLTVLHASKRAG, encoded by the coding sequence ATGGCCATAGCGGACATTCAAACGTTTATCAACTTAATCCCTTCCATTCAACAAATTCCCGAAAAGGCATTATGGGTGTCCTACGATCAGGAAGCGGATGCGTTGTACGTCAATTTCAAAAAGCCTTGCGCCGCGACCGACAGCGAAATCACCGACGAGGATGTAATAGTCCGCTACGAAGGGGATTCCGTCATCGGATTAACCGTACTCCACGCCAGTAAACGCGCGGGATAA
- a CDS encoding DNA-processing protein DprA, which yields MVERFLLSPDSPNYPAVLKSELYWKPPKELIAIGNANLLPFRKLGFFCSSQCPGNAIVRTYDLVKGFSHDGLVIIGGFHSPIEAECLRLLLRGKSGAIICPARSIETMRIPSAWKSALEANRLLILSPFPSNQPRMTRELAEYRNEFVAALADAIFIAHAAPASQTEAFAHKIAAWEKPLYTIDVPANRGLIELGARPGEKIQEVT from the coding sequence GTGGTCGAACGATTCCTATTATCCCCCGATTCCCCTAATTACCCCGCCGTTCTAAAAAGCGAATTATATTGGAAGCCCCCAAAAGAATTAATTGCCATCGGAAACGCCAATCTTCTCCCTTTCCGAAAACTTGGATTTTTTTGTTCCAGCCAATGCCCTGGAAACGCGATAGTGCGAACCTATGACCTAGTAAAAGGCTTTTCCCATGACGGTCTCGTCATCATCGGCGGATTTCATTCTCCCATCGAAGCGGAATGCTTGCGGCTGTTATTGCGCGGAAAGAGTGGAGCGATTATTTGCCCAGCCCGCAGCATCGAAACCATGCGTATTCCTTCCGCTTGGAAATCCGCGTTGGAAGCAAACCGCTTGCTGATTCTTTCCCCCTTTCCGTCCAATCAACCGCGCATGACCCGCGAACTGGCCGAATACCGGAACGAGTTTGTAGCCGCGTTAGCCGATGCGATCTTTATCGCTCACGCCGCTCCCGCAAGCCAAACGGAAGCCTTCGCCCACAAAATCGCCGCCTGGGAAAAACCGCTATATACCATCGACGTTCCCGCCAATCGAGGTCTAATCGAACTGGGCGCAAGGCCAGGGGAGAAAATTCAAGAGGTGACGTAA